GTCTCAGCCAAGTGCCACAGTCTCCAAGGATCCAGTGCATGGGAGACTGCTAAACTCTGATATTCAGCCAGTAGAAGATCCAGAAAGTAAACTTGTGCAGAGCAAGGATTCGGAGCAAGACCAAGTTCCTTCCAAAGATAcaagggagacccccccagggtcCAGCAATTGGCTGGATGAACAGAAAGAGAATGAGTGTGTgctgaaggggggagaggagaagaaaTCTGTTTCCCCCGAAGACCCCCATACACATACTGACACTGCGGGTTCACTGGGACAAATGGAGGGAACTGAGAGAAATGACTGCACCATCAAGAATGGGCCTTTTGTCATTCTTGAATGTTCACCTCCAAATCTGGAAAATGGAAGACTCTCTCACAATCCAATCACACTGATAGATTCAGAATCTTTTGCGTCCATCACTCCTACACCTGGGATTAATTGTAGCAACGATGTTCTAATTCATGCAAAGAAGGTTTCTGTCATTCCGTACTCAGACACTGATGATCTGGATATTTCAGTAAATGGGGGGTCCAGAGCTACGGTTTTCTCCGAGGCGGAACAGGAGGAAGGGTGGACCCCCTCCTCAACATTAACCACCATAAAGAGAGAAGCGAACTTTGACCTTCGAACCTACCACGCTGAGAAAAAGCCAACAAGACTTTTTTCTGATGAGGAGGAAGGTAACCAGACAGTAATCATTAAAGGAACAACCGATGAGGAAATGCTTGAAAAAGAGAGGAGGCAGGTAATTAGAAATCAAGCAATGAAGAAGAATGCCACCATTGCTGAGCGCTGGGGGTCAGCAGAGCAATTAGACACAGAGGAGAAACTATCGCTTGTAGATTCCACACCGAAAGAAGATGAAACTCAGATGTCCGGGATAGAAGCCAATTTGTTCCCTTTTCCTAACGAATCCTCCGTCGCTCATCCTGAAGGCATCAGCACCGAACAAATAAACTTCAGTGTTGCTCGGCAACAGTTCCTGGAGATGGAAAAGTCACAGCAAGAAGCCCCTAGGAGTCCAAGGCACCCTGCCCAACCATACAAGGCCTTGAACCAATCTTCCAGACTGTCTGAATCAAGTAAGTCTCTTCCCTACAAGGGCAGCGGTGCTTTGGACACAAATCCAATGGTCGCTCTAAAGGTTGTTACAGTTAATTGCATACCCGATGAAGAGAAGGGGAATGCAGAGGAGCATTCCACTAAAAGTAAGAACATCTTCATTGCTGAAAAGGTTCCGACTGTGGAAAATGGTGATGGTGAAATGTTTGTTGAGACCCGGCGGAATCTTGCTGTGTACTCCTCAATCGACGACCTTGATTCTGGGTTGGGGGAGATGTGCAATGACTACAATTACGGGTATACAAGTGATGGTGGAGCATCAAGTGAGATGCTGAATGTTGGGACTGATAACGGCGACACTCTTGAATCCTCTGACCAGAAAACTATGTTTGAAACTCCCATTGAGAAGGAAATCCGATTAGCAATGGAAAGGGAAGAGTGCCTTCGCAAGGAGCGAGGAATTAGGAAGTTGGGATGTTCGGAGGAAATGGTGCAAATTAAGACCAAGCCGCTAttatctcaactccctccaacatctTCTTTCTCAAAATCAAAAGACAAAAACCGAATGGTCTTTTTTGTTCAGAGGGAAATTGAAATGGATTCAAAGAGGGAAGAGAAGTTGAGACAAGAAGGTAAAGTTAAGGGTCTGTATGACAAAGGGATTCCAGAGGAAGTGGAAAAACGCAAAAAGGTTTTTGAACAGCAGGTAGATGATGTGCCAGTTGTACCACAGCAGAGCAGGCATCCAAAGGTAGCCAGTTCTGCTTCACAGGGACCTCTTGATGTGGGCAACATTCCAGAACAAAGAAACACAATCCAAGTGAATGCGGCAGAATGTAAAGTAATCTTGCGGGAAAGCCCAGACTATCAGCTGTTTAGTAAAAGTAGTTCAAAGCCAGACCCTGCCACATGGAGCATGGCGACGAGGCGGGTAGAAGGCCGGCCAGCCCACGATGAAGGACCCTTCATCCTGCGACCATTGAAGCGCCAGACCACCTCCCTGATTGAGCGGGAAATTGAGGAAGAACAACGTCGGGAAGAGGAACTCCGGGCTCGGAAACCGGTCCATTCTTCAAGTGAGTGTATTGGGCTGGAACCGCCACGGGATGCTGAAACTGCCAGAGTTCATGCCGTTACTGTGCTGAAACTGCCAGCAGCTTCTGGAGACCATGATGGAAATCCAGAGGTTGCTGTTAGTGATTCTACAGGCGGAAAATCCGATGTAGTCAGAGCCAGGCCTACCAGCAACTTTAACTCTCAAAAGATCAGAGCACTCTTTTTAAAAGGAGGCCCGCcccaatgttttaaaaaaaaaaaaaaaaaaaaaaaatttttaaataaaaaataatgaCACCATagaaacccctccccccaacacaaccCCAGTTTAGTCTTGTTGATTGAGGTGTAACTGATTTATTAATtgcattgtaacaaaaaaaaaacactgaCTATGAAAGGCTACATTTATATTTGTGGAAAATCAAATTTCTCCACCATGTTAGGTATTTGCATATCTTTACCTTAGCTTTTTTCTTGATTCAATCACAattatttgctaccccagagtgcagtagatgctGGGGCAGTCGGtaaagaggagttagacagatttttaattggtaatgggttgaggggttagggagaatgggcaggacggaggatgaaatcaaccatgatcgaatcgcggagcagatttgatgggccaaatgacctgatTCTGCTCGTAAACTTAAGAACCTGCCCCCTTCGCAGTCCCTCGTTCTCTGGCAGTCAGTCCCCGGAGCCCCCCTGGCAGTGAGGCCCCGCCCTCCCTGTCACCCACCCCCCCTGCAGTCCCCTGCCCTCCCGCACTCAttgccacactctctcactcccacatcccggatggtggtggggtggagggcaaCAGGAAAGTTCTGCGATAGGGTGATTGGTAAAGAGATTAAAATTCTCATGGTGCACGTGATGGTCCTGGGACATTAAAACAAACCGAAGCTAACTCTCGGGGTACTGAAAATACAAACAGCAGAATCGTTTGCAGCACTGAGAAAATGGGAGCAGTGGTTACAATCTGGAATTGGGGAATGCAAGCGTGAGTCTGGGTGGCGATAAACAGCCGCATTGAAAATGAGAAAACGGAGTGGGTGGGTTTGGGTTGAATGCCGGGTTAAATTCGAAAAATCTGTTTCCCAACCCAATTCCCCTTCCAAACCACCCATTTCCTGTTTTATCCCAGACAATTTAATCAAGGTGACGGCTTGGTGGTTGGAGGAGACTGTGTTTACACCTACCTCTTTGTCCCAGGCCTGAGAAGGTTCAACATGCAGCTGCATCCCAACCCAAACAACCTCTCCCCATGATACCATCACCGGGACCCAATTACCATCCACACCACCATCAACAGACCTCAATTCCCACCTCCTCGCCCTCAccttcaatctcccagtcatagcTCAGGTCAACACTGGATTAATAATAAAGTattccctttactctgagatgttGTGTTTGTTGACGATTGTTAAAAGGCGAACATGAATATAGCACTGCCACAGCCCCACACAGTGATGCTGGGTGACGGCCGCGATGCTGGCAGACGGCCGCGATGCTGGCAGACGGCCGCGATGCTGGCAGACGGCCGCGATGCTGGCAGACGGCCGCGATGCTGGCAGACGGCCGCGATGCTGGCAGACGGCCGCGATGCTGGCAGACGGCCGTGATAATGGAGCGGATTGTTTCTGAGGAGCAGCAGTGTTGAGATCATGCAGCTGAAATAAGGATAATGCACGCGGCTCGGTGCAGTGTGCCCTATGGACTGGCACTTTGTATCTATTTAAAACAAACTTCCAGATCTGCCTGCAGTGAATCTAACAACTGGACACTAATGTACATCAGAAAGAACAGGAAATCTTCATTCCCTGTTCTGTTAACCAGTCGATAAGCCGTTAATTGGAGTTGAGCAAGTTCCCATTCCTCCCCATCCACCCTAAAACCATGCTGCAAACACTGGGTGTTGGATTCTAGGGACCACCTCAGGGTGCACAATTCTAAAATTGTGCCCGCACCCAATTCAGACCTGATGGAAATTGAAAATCCTGCCAtgtgtgttggtgtatgtgtgCGCGAGTATGACGAGGGAGAGGTCTGCGGTGCGTTTCTGTATTGGTGTGtgcctgtgttggggtgtgtgttttATGTATTGATGTGTACCTGTGTTCGGTGTGTATTTTGTGTCTTGGTGTGTACCTGTGTTGGGTGTATGTGTGTTTTGTATGTATCGGTGTGTACCTGTGGTGGGTGTGTTTTtagtgtattggtgtgtgtgtgtgttttgtgtgtattggtgtgtaccTGTGTTGGGTATGTATGTgttttgtgtatttgtgtgtacctgTGTTGGGTATGTATGTGTTTTGTGTATTGATGTGTACCTGTGTTGGGTATGTATGTGTTTTGTGTATTGGTGTGCACCTGTATTggttgtgtgtttgtgtattgGGTGTGTACctgtgttgggaagtatgtttgtgTATTGGGTGTGTACctgtgttgggaagtatgtttgtgTATTGGTGTGTACCTGTATTGGTCGTGTGTTTGTGTATTGGGTGTGTACCTgtgttgggggtttgtgtgtttgtctaTTGATGTGTACTGTGttgggtatgtgtgtgttttgtgttaTGATGTGTACCTGTATtggttgtgtgtttgtgttttgggtGTGTACCTGTTTTGGGGAAGTGTGTTTGTGTATTGACTGTGAACCCATGTTGGGTGTGTATTTTATATGTGGTTATTTCCATGGGGCGTATTTTTGCTGAAGGAGATATTTTAACCTCTCTGCAGCCAGAGCCTCCACACCAGAAAGCCCAAATTCCACCTTAAGTCTGAAGTTTCCTGGACAGCCTTCAAGAACTCGGGCTTCAGATGGTGACCAAGCCAAAGGCCTCCCAGAAATGGTTCAGAACCAGGAAAAGCACAAAGGGATACCATGGGAGAGAAAGGACGACTCTTCTGTAAGTTGAAAGTTTAAGAACAAATACATGCAGATATTCCAAGCTGAAAAGGGCTTCACAATCTACATTgtttaaaaaattccaattaagggattagattgaatttgtttattgaatttaatttagcatggccaatccacctacgctacacatctttgggttgtgagttcATGATCTATATTTGACGGAACAGCTAGAAACATACTTTCTAACATCAATAAATGTTGAGTCATATGGTAAAGCAAACTGTGATTGGAGTTACGGTCTCAATCACTTCCGTTCCTTTAACTAGAAGTAACGGGTGATGGTGAAGAGGTATTTAATGCCAACACTGTCTTTTCTGCATCACTCCAAGTCTGAAGTTTTTCAACTTTAAAAACTGGAGTAGGCTATCCAGTCCTTTGATTCTGTTCAACCTTTCAATGAGACCATGGTTGCTCGATGATCTAACTCCATATACCCGCTTttactccatatcccttaatatctttgacaaaaatctatcaatctgatATGTCAAATTACCGATTGATCTCACAACATTTGCCTTTTGCAGAAGAAAGTTCCAAACTCCTGCCCCTctgtgtgtgaagaagtgcttctgaATTTACCTCCTGAAAAGTCTGGCTCTAACGTTTAGATTATGATCTCATAGACTCCCATCCATCAGAAATCGTTTCTCTCCATCTACCGAAAATGTCTTCCTTCctatctgtggtagtatgtattgggggtcatgtgggactggaagccctaatgtcattggctgacagatcccgggtcctggttggccgttgacctcatactccgccctgaaggcgaagtataagaagccggtgccttcccccgcaggccagtttactatcgggctgctggggaacagacacgcttaataaagcctcatcgacttcactctatttgtctcacggagtctttgtgcgccacactatCTTGAAAACATGCATCATAccaccccttaatcttctaaataCCAAGGAATACAACCTAGTTTGTataatctctccttgtaatttaGCCCTTAAGATTGCAGGTAACGTCCTAGTAAATCTGCATTTCACTCTCTCCAAGACCAGTCTATCTTTCCCAGGTGTAGTCTGACCATTTTGATTATTTAATTTAGCtattcatgacattttaatgaacTATATACATGGGCCTTGA
This region of Scyliorhinus torazame isolate Kashiwa2021f chromosome 18, sScyTor2.1, whole genome shotgun sequence genomic DNA includes:
- the LOC140395754 gene encoding PALM2-AKAP2 fusion protein-like; the encoded protein is MTFLSLQTAETFPTAFSPKVLERVGTSEIWANFFQNFKYQYAQSTHHCNGEIKPGTAFYKPPTLGIPVEASVVNKVESQPSATVSKDPVHGRLLNSDIQPVEDPESKLVQSKDSEQDQVPSKDTRETPPGSSNWLDEQKENECVLKGGEEKKSVSPEDPHTHTDTAGSLGQMEGTERNDCTIKNGPFVILECSPPNLENGRLSHNPITLIDSESFASITPTPGINCSNDVLIHAKKVSVIPYSDTDDLDISVNGGSRATVFSEAEQEEGWTPSSTLTTIKREANFDLRTYHAEKKPTRLFSDEEEGNQTVIIKGTTDEEMLEKERRQVIRNQAMKKNATIAERWGSAEQLDTEEKLSLVDSTPKEDETQMSGIEANLFPFPNESSVAHPEGISTEQINFSVARQQFLEMEKSQQEAPRSPRHPAQPYKALNQSSRLSESSKSLPYKGSGALDTNPMVALKVVTVNCIPDEEKGNAEEHSTKSKNIFIAEKVPTVENGDGEMFVETRRNLAVYSSIDDLDSGLGEMCNDYNYGYTSDGGASSEMLNVGTDNGDTLESSDQKTMFETPIEKEIRLAMEREECLRKERGIRKLGCSEEMVQIKTKPLLSQLPPTSSFSKSKDKNRMVFFVQREIEMDSKREEKLRQEGKVKGLYDKGIPEEVEKRKKVFEQQVDDVPVVPQQSRHPKVASSASQGPLDVGNIPEQRNTIQVNAAECKVILRESPDYQLFSKSSSKPDPATWSMATRRVEGRPAHDEGPFILRPLKRQTTSLIEREIEEEQRREEELRARKPVHSSTRASTPESPNSTLSLKFPGQPSRTRASDGDQAKGLPEMVQNQEKHKGIPWERKDDSSYAGIEASDDINIEVMESTRVTRRMSTLAQRWEAGIFNNNLDE